A window from Leptospira wolffii serovar Khorat str. Khorat-H2 encodes these proteins:
- the kdpC gene encoding potassium-transporting ATPase subunit KdpC, with amino-acid sequence MIRGLRHLILWTFLCGILYPILVFGTARIAFAKESSGSLLRKGDSVLGSELLAQKFDSSKYFRSRPSASEYRSDSGSGSNLGPSNKSLEKTVQERRSEWLSRGGGENVPTELLHSSGSGLDPHLSPEAVRYQIPIVAKAREIGIDELERTVQESIEGPQWGIFGPRKINVLKLNLKLDFRGSI; translated from the coding sequence ATGATTCGGGGATTACGACATTTGATTCTATGGACTTTTCTTTGCGGGATTTTATATCCGATTTTGGTATTCGGAACCGCGAGGATCGCTTTTGCGAAAGAGAGCTCCGGTTCTCTCCTGCGAAAAGGAGATTCGGTTTTAGGATCCGAGTTGCTCGCCCAGAAATTCGATTCTTCTAAATATTTTCGCTCTCGTCCTTCCGCCTCCGAATACAGGAGTGATTCCGGCTCCGGATCGAATCTGGGACCCTCCAATAAAAGTCTGGAAAAAACCGTCCAGGAAAGAAGGTCGGAGTGGCTCTCAAGAGGCGGAGGGGAAAATGTTCCTACGGAACTTCTCCACTCTTCCGGGAGCGGATTGGATCCTCATCTAAGTCCGGAAGCCGTCCGTTATCAGATACCTATCGTGGCAAAAGCGAGAGAGATAGGGATAGATGAATTGGAAAGAACGGTCCAAGAATCGATAGAAGGGCCGCAGTGGGGAATTTTCGGTCCTAGAAAAATAAACGTTCTCAAGTTGAATCTTAAGCTGGATTTTCGCGGGAGTATTTGA
- the kdpA gene encoding potassium-transporting ATPase subunit KdpA translates to MNGNDAIFYFLFFAALFLVSPWLGIYLARVMEGDIPRFIRPMRRLENLVHRIAGTDERKDSDLKEYIIDVLIFNLLCLAIVTLGLRFQGLLPGNPEGKADLPWDLAWNTAVSFVTNTNWQAYSGEVSLSYTSQMLLLGVQNFVSAGVGIAVLVAMVRGIASRPGENRGLGNFYTDLTRSILYILIPLSVIAALVLVSQGVVMDFSPYVNSVGLDGVPTKIPLGPAASQVAIKQLGTNGGGFFGTNSAHPFENPTSFSNWVECLLILLLPASMPFAYGRWVRSWKSGLSIFLGMTILFFIGLSLALYFEGNFSGHWEGKELRFGTAQSILWGMATTAASNGSVNAMHDSLSPLAGGAALWNILLGEVVFGGVGVGLIGMLFYVLLTVFIAGLMVGRTPEYFGKKIEAREVKFALLGILAPGLSILVFTAIALGYQEALASRSNLGPHGLTEILYAFASGAGNNGSAFGGLNVNTVFYNISISACMLVGRFAVILPALGLGASLSGKKVAPKGEGTFSTESPMFVFLLLSILVLVGALTFLPFLLLGPGTEHILLEQGIRF, encoded by the coding sequence ATGAACGGAAACGACGCCATTTTTTACTTCCTATTCTTCGCGGCTTTATTTCTCGTTTCCCCTTGGTTGGGTATCTATTTGGCGAGAGTCATGGAAGGGGATATCCCTCGATTTATTCGGCCTATGCGCAGGTTGGAAAATCTGGTCCATAGAATTGCCGGAACGGACGAAAGAAAGGATTCCGATCTTAAGGAATATATAATAGATGTTCTAATCTTCAATCTTCTCTGTCTCGCGATCGTGACCCTCGGCCTACGATTCCAGGGACTCCTTCCCGGAAATCCAGAAGGAAAAGCGGATCTTCCCTGGGATCTGGCATGGAATACCGCAGTCAGCTTCGTAACCAATACGAATTGGCAGGCCTATTCGGGGGAGGTCTCCTTATCCTATACAAGTCAGATGCTTTTATTGGGCGTTCAAAATTTCGTAAGTGCGGGAGTAGGGATCGCGGTTCTCGTCGCGATGGTCCGAGGAATCGCGTCTAGGCCGGGAGAGAATCGCGGCTTAGGAAATTTTTATACCGATCTGACTCGGTCGATTCTTTATATTCTAATACCGCTTTCCGTGATAGCGGCCTTGGTACTTGTGTCCCAAGGAGTGGTCATGGATTTTTCTCCCTATGTAAATTCCGTCGGACTGGATGGAGTTCCTACTAAGATTCCTTTGGGACCTGCCGCTTCGCAAGTAGCGATCAAACAATTAGGAACGAACGGAGGAGGGTTCTTCGGGACCAATTCCGCTCATCCTTTCGAAAATCCGACCTCGTTTTCCAACTGGGTGGAATGTCTGCTGATTCTTCTTTTACCCGCCTCTATGCCTTTCGCCTACGGTAGATGGGTGAGGTCCTGGAAGTCCGGTCTTTCCATCTTTTTGGGAATGACGATACTATTCTTCATAGGCCTGTCATTGGCTTTATATTTTGAAGGCAATTTCTCCGGGCATTGGGAAGGGAAGGAACTTCGATTCGGAACTGCGCAAAGTATCTTATGGGGAATGGCGACGACGGCGGCGTCTAACGGATCGGTGAACGCCATGCATGATAGTTTGTCTCCTCTTGCTGGAGGAGCCGCGCTTTGGAATATACTCTTGGGCGAGGTGGTTTTCGGAGGAGTTGGAGTGGGACTCATCGGAATGTTATTCTATGTGCTTCTCACCGTATTTATTGCAGGACTCATGGTGGGAAGGACCCCCGAATATTTCGGTAAAAAAATAGAGGCAAGGGAGGTTAAGTTTGCCCTTTTGGGAATCCTCGCTCCCGGTCTGAGTATCTTGGTTTTTACCGCGATCGCGCTCGGCTACCAGGAGGCTCTCGCTTCCCGCTCGAATCTGGGCCCTCACGGACTTACGGAAATTTTATACGCGTTCGCTTCCGGTGCGGGAAACAACGGGTCCGCGTTCGGAGGCCTGAACGTGAATACCGTATTTTATAATATTTCGATTTCCGCATGTATGTTAGTCGGAAGATTTGCCGTGATTCTCCCCGCGTTGGGGCTCGGAGCTTCTCTTTCGGGCAAGAAGGTCGCTCCCAAGGGAGAAGGTACATTCTCCACGGAAAGCCCCATGTTCGTGTTTCTACTTCTTTCCATTTTGGTGTTGGTCGGAGCCTTGACTTTTCTCCCCTTTCTATTATTGGGGCCCGGAACGGAGCATATCCTCTTGGAACAAGGAATTCGATTTTAA
- the kdpB gene encoding potassium-transporting ATPase subunit KdpB, which translates to MKKNKNASFFQDPKFVGKAILDSIRKLDPRSQWKNPVMFIVYLGGIVSIFDLFYESKFDAFSLQICFWLWVTVLFANFAEALAEGRGKARAESLRKTRREAQANKMVGNSIVIIPSADLRAGDKVVCQAGELIPGDGEVIEGIASVDESAITGESAPVIRESGGDRSAVTGGTKVLSDRIVIQITTDPGKTFLDKMISLVEGASRQKTPNEIALSILLSALSLVFIVAVASLVPAVLYSRNEGGGSLGLAGSFSALVGLLVCLIPTTIGGLLSAIGISGMDRLMRRNVIAKSGRAIEAAGDIDVLLLDKTGTITLGNRMATRFIPVSGVTEQKLADAAQLASLSDETPEGRSIVVLAKERFGLRGRSLSDLGGKFVPFTAKTKMSGVDFETNKEGVVRLPIRKGAMESIRNYIQGLGGEFPDEVLGVVEEIGREGGTPLVVTEGREILGVVHLKDIVKGGIRERFARLRQMGIRTVMITGDNPLTAAAIAAEAGVDDFIAEATPETKLKRIREEQSGGKLVAMIGDGTNDAPALAQADVGVAMNTGTQTAREAGNMIDLDSNPTKLIEIVEIGKQLLMTRGSLTTFSIANDVSKYFVILPAMFAGLYPIFGKGALSILNILGFGSPESAILSAVIFNALILVLLVPLALKGVEYRPMGADSVLARNVFIYGFGGLILPFFGIKLIDILLNLAKGVLV; encoded by the coding sequence ATGAAGAAAAATAAGAACGCTTCTTTTTTCCAGGATCCTAAGTTCGTAGGTAAGGCGATTTTGGATTCTATTCGCAAGTTGGATCCACGTTCGCAATGGAAGAATCCTGTAATGTTCATCGTCTACCTGGGCGGGATAGTGAGTATATTCGATTTATTTTATGAATCTAAATTCGACGCTTTTTCTTTACAGATTTGTTTTTGGCTTTGGGTGACCGTTCTTTTCGCGAATTTTGCGGAAGCATTAGCGGAGGGCAGAGGCAAGGCCAGGGCGGAGTCCTTACGTAAGACTAGAAGGGAAGCCCAGGCGAATAAGATGGTCGGAAATTCCATCGTAATAATTCCTTCCGCCGATCTAAGAGCCGGAGACAAAGTAGTTTGCCAGGCGGGAGAATTGATACCAGGGGACGGAGAGGTGATAGAAGGGATAGCGTCCGTGGACGAATCCGCAATTACGGGAGAATCCGCGCCGGTGATCCGGGAGTCGGGAGGGGACCGTTCCGCTGTGACCGGAGGAACGAAGGTCTTGAGCGACCGAATCGTAATTCAGATTACCACGGATCCTGGAAAAACCTTCTTAGATAAAATGATCTCTCTAGTGGAAGGAGCCTCGAGACAAAAAACGCCGAATGAGATCGCTTTGTCCATTTTACTGTCGGCACTTTCTTTGGTTTTTATCGTTGCCGTCGCTTCTTTGGTCCCCGCAGTTCTATATAGCCGTAACGAGGGAGGCGGGAGCCTCGGGCTGGCCGGGTCCTTCTCCGCGTTAGTCGGTCTTTTGGTTTGTCTGATCCCTACAACGATCGGAGGTTTATTGTCCGCGATCGGGATCAGCGGTATGGATAGATTGATGAGAAGGAACGTGATCGCAAAGTCGGGGAGAGCCATCGAGGCGGCGGGAGATATAGACGTTCTTCTTTTGGATAAGACCGGGACCATCACCCTCGGAAACAGGATGGCGACCCGTTTTATTCCCGTATCCGGAGTGACGGAGCAAAAGCTTGCGGATGCGGCTCAGCTTGCCTCTCTCTCCGACGAAACTCCGGAAGGAAGATCGATCGTAGTATTGGCCAAGGAAAGATTCGGTCTGAGAGGTAGGAGCTTATCGGATCTGGGCGGAAAATTCGTACCTTTCACCGCAAAGACTAAAATGAGCGGGGTGGACTTCGAGACCAATAAAGAAGGAGTAGTGCGACTCCCGATCCGAAAAGGAGCCATGGAATCGATTCGGAATTATATCCAAGGTCTAGGTGGGGAATTTCCGGATGAGGTATTGGGAGTCGTAGAAGAAATCGGAAGGGAAGGGGGGACTCCGTTAGTCGTAACTGAAGGACGTGAAATTCTGGGAGTGGTTCATCTAAAGGATATAGTAAAAGGCGGAATCCGTGAGAGATTTGCGAGACTGAGGCAGATGGGAATCCGAACGGTAATGATCACGGGCGATAATCCTTTAACCGCCGCTGCCATCGCTGCCGAAGCGGGAGTGGATGATTTCATCGCGGAGGCCACTCCGGAAACCAAATTGAAACGTATCCGGGAGGAACAGTCGGGAGGAAAGCTCGTCGCGATGATAGGAGACGGAACGAACGATGCTCCCGCACTGGCTCAGGCAGACGTGGGAGTAGCCATGAATACCGGGACGCAAACCGCGAGAGAAGCGGGAAATATGATCGATTTGGATAGTAATCCGACTAAGCTCATCGAGATCGTGGAGATAGGAAAACAACTTCTAATGACCCGAGGGTCTCTCACCACATTCAGTATCGCGAACGACGTCTCCAAATATTTCGTGATTCTTCCCGCTATGTTCGCGGGATTGTATCCTATCTTCGGAAAAGGGGCATTATCGATTTTGAATATACTCGGATTCGGAAGTCCCGAATCCGCCATCTTGAGTGCGGTGATTTTTAACGCGCTCATTTTGGTTCTTCTCGTTCCATTGGCTTTGAAAGGCGTGGAATACAGGCCTATGGGGGCGGATTCAGTTTTGGCGAGAAACGTCTTCATCTACGGTTTCGGAGGACTTATTCTTCCCTTTTTCGGAATCAAGCTGATAGACATTCTATTGAATTTGGCAAAAGGAGTTTTGGTATGA
- a CDS encoding potassium-transporting ATPase subunit F: MVFAICGYLTFAILRPEKF; encoded by the coding sequence TTGGTTTTCGCGATTTGCGGTTATCTTACCTTTGCCATTCTTCGGCCGGAGAAATTTTAG